The genome window TCAAGACCATCCATTTCGGGCATTTGTACATCCATTAACACCAGATCAAAGGAATCGTCTTTGTCAAGTGCTTCCAGAGTCTCCACACCATTATTTGCCACAACGACTGTGTGACCGCGCTGGTGCAACATATCAATGGCGACGCGCTGGTTGACCAGACCGTCTTCGGCCAATAAAATGCGCAGAGATCTCTGCGTCTTCTCAGTTATAACATCATCTGTCCCCAAAGCATCTGGCGCAGATTCTTCAAATATGTCAGCGATCAAATTAAAAAGATCGGATTGCTTGATGGGTTTGGACAGGTGCCCGGCCAGCATTTCGCTGGTAGAAGCCATATCCGGACGACCAGCAGAAGTCAACACCACCACGCGCGTGTATTTCAGCGTTGCGTCAGCGGCAATCTGCCTTGCGAGCGCGTAACCGTTCATAACGGGCATTTCCGCGTCGAGCAGAACCAGTGGATATGGGCTACCCGCCTGTTGTGCGCGCAACAACTCTTCCAATGCTATCTGACCATTCTCGGCCAGAGCGGGTTTCAAGCCATGGCAGGATAACATCTCTTCAAAAATCACCCGATTGGTATTGTTATCATCAACGACCAGTACCGGCATGCCGTGCAAAGTATCGGGCAAAATATCTCGGTATGACACACCGCTGGTGCGACGCGAAAAACTGGCTTCAAAAAAGAAAACACTGCCCTTGTCTGGCTCGCTTTTCACATCGAGTTTTCCACCCATCAGTTCGACCAATTGGGCAGAAATCGTCAAGCCAAGCCCCGTGCCGCCGTATTGCCGCGTCGTTGAACTGTCGGCCTGATCAAACGCGCTAAATATCTGCTGTTGTACCTGTACTGGAATACCGATACCTGTATCGCGCACTTCAAATCGCAGTTTTGCATCCTCTTCGCGCACCTCTATCAGGTCAACATCAATATCCACACCCCCCCAATCCGTAAACTTGATGGCATTGCCCGCCAGATTGACGACGACCTGTCTCAGGCGAATGGGATCGCCTATCAGGTCGTCGGGGACCTCTGGCGCAATCCGATAGGTCAACTCAAGCCCCTTCTCGCTCGCCCGAACAGCCAGTGTTTGCAACGTATCGCCAAGCGTATCTCTCAGCGCGAACGGAATGCTTTCCAATTCGAGCTTGCCTGCCTCCACCTTGGACAGGTCGAGAATATCGTTGAGCAATACGAGCAACGTATCTGCCGAATTATAAGCGAGATCGGCGTATTCCTTTTGTCGCTCAGTCAACTCGGTATTGCCGAGTAATTCGATCATCCCCATAATGCCGTTCATCGGCGTGCGAATCTCGTGGCTCATATTGGCCAAAAATTGGCTCTTGGCCTGATTTGCTGCTTCGGCCGCTATACGGGCATTTTCAAGCTCTTTGTTCTGCGCCTCAAGGCGCTCGAGGTCATCTAAACGGGTAATACCCATCGAGACCTGTTCTGCAATACTTTCCAAAAACAAAACCTCGGCCTCTGAAAAAGCAGAAACCTCATCACTCATCAAAGCCATTGTGCCCCGCACATGGGGAATATCGAGAATACACCGCACCTCAACCCCGTATCGCGCAGCTATGGCCTTGAAACCCACCTGTGACAACCCCCCCATATCTTCTACGAGATTCTCGCGGTAAATTGTCCTCTGCTGTTGCCACATCCGGTAAACATTCGGCACCTGGCGCACCATGCGATTGATCTCCCCCGAAGGCATCACCTCGTGCGTTTCAAAAGTACGCGTCTTGGGATCGAGCAACCGATGCACGGCAATGGCGACAACAGATACATCGAGAGCCAGCAACTGTTCTCTACACACGCGAACAACCACCTCGAGATGCTCTGGCCGCGTCATCTGCTGCACGGCGTGACTGACCTGTATAAGCGCGTTCTGAAAAGCCATTTGCTCGCCGAGCGCACCTTCTGCCCGCTTTTGTCCGGTAATATCGGCCACCGCACCGATCATGCGAACTGGCACTTCCTCACCCGCATCAAAAAATACCCTGGCTTTGCTGCTGACCCATCTCACCTCGCCATTGGCATGCACAACTCTATATTCAGTGTCATAAGGAGCGCGTCCCTCAAGGGCTTGCCTGACCTCCTTCTGTGCGCGTTCGCGATCATCTGGATAAACACACGCCAACCACTCGGCCTCAGAGACCATCGTATCTCGTGGGGGAAAACCAAAAAGTTCGAAATACCGGTCTGTACACACAGCGCTATCGTTCTGTATATCCCAATCAAACAGACCAATCCCACCGGCATTGAGCGCGTGTGTAAGACGCTCTTCACTCCGCTGCAATGCGTCTAACGCATCTCGAATCTGTTGAAAGCCACCAGTAGAATCAATCGTATGTGTATCGCGTTTACCCATGGTAAAATTTCATTCAACCTCTGTTCCCCGGGGCGTTACCTGTTCTACCGGGTCACCGCCCGGAATAGATTCAAAGAGAAAATTCATTTCTTTAGCACCGTAAATCACAATAACCAGAGCAATAACAATGGCAATAACAATAAACCCATTCCTCAAATTATTCCCTTCTTCAAAACGGTGAAGAATGCTTTTGAACTTTTGTCTTTCAGCCTGTTCCTTGTGGATACGGTCCAAATCCTTAAGATCCATAAACACCTCCTGATACTATTCGGAATAGCGATTGTGGGAAACCATTTTGCCATTAAGATTATACACACAAAAACAGAAGTCAATCAAAAATCTACTTCTCCCTATTAGTTCGAGCTACCTACAACCTCAAACAATTGTGGTTGACATAAACCGCCAATCTGTTGTACCTATTATATTACGGATACATTCCCGGAGTCAGACTCGATGGCCGATCTCACAAAATCTTGCGACGCGCTCATAATAGACCGCAACCCCATCCATCGCCACCTGCTCTACGCGATCCTCGAGCAAAAGGGCTATCAGGTCGTCGCAGTTCCCGAACTGCCCGAACAAGCCCTGTCTTACCGTTTCGCGATGATCGACATAGATGAGTGTGAAAATATTGAACAACAAATTGCGCGGGCGCAATCGGACATTCCTATTATTGGTCTCGTATCACACGAAAAACACGATCAACCCTGTCTCAACGCAGGTGCTACAGCAACGCTAATCCGCCCTATCCGCGCAGACCAACTCGTCGCCGTCCTGCAAAATCTGAATGTGCAGCCCGAAAATGTCCAAACACCTCCTATTGACATCAATCGTATCATGACAAGGGTAGGTGGAAGAAAGCAAATATTAAAAAAAATGATAGATGTTTTCCTGGAAGAATTACCCGATCAGATCGCCGCATTGCACCGGGCAATTGACCAGCAATCGCCCGAAGACCTGCGCCAGGCAGCCCATGCGCTGAAGGGTTCCGTGGCCAATTTTGATGCCAAAGCAGCATATGAAACAGCTTTCGCACTAGAGCAAATGGGCAAAACGAACAACTTGAGCCAGGCCACCGCAACCTGCCAAACGCTCGAACGCGAGTTATCCGCAGTTCAAAACGCACTCAAAGAACTCACATATTCCTTTTGAACCGAGCACCGAACATGTCCAAAATATTAATCGCTGAAGACGACGGCCCAACCAGAGTACTGGTAGAAGCCATACTCGAAGACGCCGGATACACAACAGAAATAGTAACCGATGGAAAAAAGGCTTATGATCGAATCGCCACAACGCCATTCGACTTGCTCCTTACAGATATATGGATGCCCGGACTCAACGGTTTGGAATTATTGTCAAAAGTAAAAACCCTGCCCTCACCCCCGCCAGTCATCGTCATGACCTCCGATGACACCTCAGACACCCTCCTCAAAGCAATCCGCGAACAGGCATACCACTATATCCCAAAACCCATAGATCCACAGGAATTGACACGCCTCGTCCAGGATGGCCTCAGTGCAAGCCGCCAGGAAACATTTATCGAAGTGACATCGGCAACCCCAAACTGGGTTGAACTTCTGGTGCCCTGCGATCAAAAATCAGCGGGACGGATGCGCAATTTCGTGATGCAATTAGAAGCCGGTCTGCCCGAAGATCTCCGCGAAACCATCGCGATGTCATTCTACGAACTCCTCGCCAATGCCATCGAATGGGGCGGACAACTCGACCCGAGCAAAAAGGTTCGAATCGCATTTCTCCGCTTTGAACGCATGCTCATGTTCCGCATAGCAGATCCCGGATCGGGCTTTGACATGGAGGAACTCGAACATGCAGCCCTCAACAACCCCGATGATCCCATCGCCCACATGAGCGTCAGAGAAAACCGGGGGTTGCGCCCGGGTGGGTTTGGCCTGTTAATGGTCAAAACCAGCGCAGACGAATTGATCTACAACGAAGCGCGCAACGAAGTGGCCTTTGTCAAATACCTCGACCTCCCAAAAGACACCAATAGATAACTGAAAAAAGCAAAAGGGCTGTACACTCATTGTACAACCCTTTTGTCTTTTGTATGGTAAAATCCTCACACCTTTATCATCTCTCTCCCACAAGACCACAATAGTCAGCCGCAGCCAACGCGTACACCTGCGTTGCCTTCTCCAACCGATCCACCTCTACCCACTCCACATCTGCGTGTGCCGTCTCATTCGAGGGACCGTAATAAAAAGTCGGCACCCCCGTCCCATGCACGTATAAATTGGCATCCCCCACAATCCGCATCCCCACCAGCTCCGCATCCTGACCCGTCACCTGTGTATGCGCCCGGGCAACCGCCTGCACTGCCGCATCGTCGGCGAGGGTCTCAAAAGGCTCGCGCTCGTGCTCCATCTCAACCCGCAGGCGCAACTTCCCCGCCTCGGCAAATGGCCGCGCCAGGTCTTCCAACTCCGCCAACACCTGTGGCGCAGTGCGCCCCGGCAACCAGCGCCGGGTCCCGGTCAGCGTACAACACAGGGGCGTGCGATTAAAATAATCGCCCCCGTTGACAATACCCAGATCGATCCGCTCTGCACCTGCAAGCGCGTGTGCTGGTCCGTCGTCGAGTTCAAGCTGATACTGGTGGATCCGCTCAATCAGCGCACCCACAAAACGGATCGGATTCTCCTCAAAAGGCACGTACTGCGTGTGCTTGCCGCCAGCATCCGATTCAAGGTCAATAGTAAAAACCATCGACCCCATGCTCATCACCCACAGCGCATCGCGGCCCTCGACAATCAAGATCCGATCCCCGCCAATCCGACCACTATTGCGATCGGCAATCAGCGCCAGCGGCCCGTCCTTTTGCGCCTCAATCTCCTCGTGTCCCACAACCGCCGTCAGCCACAAATCACCCCGCAATTCCACACCACTTTCCATGAGCGCCTTAACAGCACCCAACGCCGCAGCCATCCCCCCCTTCATATCGGTTGACCCCCGCCCGTACACGCGGTTGCCCTCGCGACGAGCGGGCGGACAATCCCCCACGGGAATCGTATCGAGATGGCCATTGAGCATCAGGGAAGGACCATCCCCCTGCCCCGCGATGCGCACGTAGAGATTATTCCGCCCCGGAGTAACTTCCCGCACATCCACATCCAGACCAATCCCACACATCATATCGCAATACGCGCGGCAGACTTCGGCTTCGTCCATCGTAACACTGTATATATCGACCAATTCCAAAGTCCGCTCAGCCACCCATTCCCGGTCAATAGCCGCTATGAGATCTCGTGTCTGTATCACCTAATCATCCCGCCCCGGGAAAGTCAACTCAGCAACACCCGATTTATCCAAATCGCCCTTACCCTTCTCTTTCAAAAGCTCAAACTGGGCCTTTGTCGCCTCTGCCAATGGCAGATTGACACCCGCGTCATAAGCGAGCGAAAGCGCAATCCCCGAATCTTTCGCCGCATGATCGGCCGAAAAATAACACTCGTGATCGCGTATGACCATATCCTCCCCATCGGTCTCCAGCACGCGGGAATTTGCCCCCGTTTGTGAAAACACCTCCATGAGCATATTCAAATCCAGGCCAAGCGCGGCACCCAACCCCAGCCCCTCTGCCAGACCAGCGGTATTGATATTCATAACCATATTGACGAGTGCCTTGACCTGCGCGGCCTGCCCCGCTTCGCCGATATAGATCAAATTTGTACTCATAGACTCGAGAATCGGACTCGCCTGGTCAAAAACAGCGCGTTTACCGCCGCACATCAAATACAGCGTCCCTTCACGCGCCTGTGTAATACTGCTGGCCATGCACCCCTCCAAACTATTTGCACCCGCCCGTTTTGCAAGACCTTCCACATCCACGTGAATCTGTGGCGTAATCGTCGCGCAATTGATAAAAACCTTGCCCTGAGCACCTTGCAGCAGACTATCGCCAGACCCGGCATAAATAGTCCCCATTGCAGCGTCATCTGTCACAACCGTAATAATATAATCCGCAGCAGCCGTCACACCCGCGAGTTCCGTATGTGCCTGACAACCCAACTCGCTGGCGAGATCCGATGCGACCTCTGCGCGGATATCGTACACCGCCTCGACCGAAAACCCCTCATCGTTGAGATGTCGCGCAATATTCGCGCCCATTCGACCAACGCCAACCACGCCAATTTTGTAATCTGAATTTGCCATATCTACCTCGATAGTTTAAGGATGAAAAAAAATCTCGTGACAATGTATTTTCCAAATCCCTCGCCTGTCAAGAACTAACTACTTGCGTCCGGCCAAACGCTCGAGAACGAGCACAAGCACCAGCCCCAAAAGCGCGAATCCTATTGCCCCCATCACCTCGCCCGACCACACCTCGGGCAACGCATTCACCTGCACCAGAGGCACCACCTCGCCGTGCCCATTGACCATTGTCTCCACCGTCTCTTTCCACGGCCAGATCTTCCTGAGCGACCCCAGCATCAACCCGGTCAACAGCGCAATCGTCAAATCGTGATAATGCCGAAAAAACCAGTTCAAAACGCGCGAAAAAGCCATCAGTCCGACCACAGCACCTGCACCAAATAGTGCAATTGTAAACAGATCGCGCGTATTGACCGCGTTGAGAAGATACGGATATTGCCCCAGCAAAACCAGCACAAAGGACCCGGAAATACCGGGTAAAATCATCGCGCAAATCGCAACCACAGCAGAACAAAAAATATACGGCGGACTGTGCGGCATTTCAACCGGCACCAACCCGACCAAAAAATACGCGCCCAGCGTCGCTCCAACAGCACCCAAAAACATCCTCAAATTCCACTGTGGGATGCGCCTACCCACCGTAAAAACAGATGCCAGCACCAGCCCAAAGAAAAAAGACCACAGGAAAACAGGCTCATTGTCCAGCAAATAAGTAATCGCGCGCGACAGTGAAAAAATCGCAACGAGAATCCCCGCGACAAGCGCGCACAAAAAAGGCCACCGCACATAATCGAGCAAATCTCTTATACGCAACCCCATCAGAAGCCGTGCCGATCGCGCATCAAAAGAACGAATCGAAAGAATCAGCTCTTCATAAATCCCCGTAATCAGCGCCATAGTGCCCCCCGACACACCGGGCACAACATCGGCAGCCCCCATGCACACGCCCCTCAGCGCAATACCGAAATAGCTTTTCAAAGACCGCTTTGGTCCGTGCGCCATCTCTTCCATTTCAAATATTCTCCCTATGAAAAAAAACATCACAGCATTCCAAAATATAGAACGAGAACCAACGACACACAACAGTTTGTCCTTGACAACACAATGATTCCCTTTTTATTGTTCGCGGCGGGATCATGACGGATTCTATTTGCATCGATGTTTTAACAGGAGATTTTTATGTGGCGCACATCTATAACACTCGTCTTTTGTGCCTTACTGATTGGTTGTGGCGACGACACGAAATACCAGGCAGAGCTTCGCGGAACCTGGCTATTGGAATCTCGCAAAGCCGCGCAGGGTGAAATCATCCAAAGCCCGCAAATCAGCGGCCTCATCGAATGGTTTCCAACCGCACCCACCCAGGCTAAAGTGCATCTCTCCTTAACGGACGACAGACAGAGCATCAGAGTCATTGACCGCTTATACGATCTACAGGGCACGGCATTTACATATCAATCCAAACTCAGAATCGGCTCGGTAGAAACAGATAGCACAGATGTAGTTTATGACACAACCACCCAGAATGGCACGGGACAAATCTCCTCCGACGATGCGCGCGTCACACTCACCCACGACAACGGAACGAAATTTGAATTCATCGGCACACAACTCACCGTAACATATTCAAACGGTGTAGTCGATACATGGACACTCAACAAAGATCAAAAAGGTACTTTGGCACAATAAAAAGGCATTTTCAAAACGCGGTTCAAATCGCACCAGCACCTCCCCAATCATTCGCGTGCTGGTCGATGAACCATATTCAAAAGGAGTAAGAAATGGCAGGAACAATCCCCCTCATCAGTTCAGGTGTAGCAGGACCAGCGGGCGTACTCCATCTACCTCGCCTGTGGAGCAAAGTCCTGTTGGGCGCCACGGGCAACCTCGAAGAAGGATATGACCAGTGTGGACTGGGCTACGACCAGATGGTACTCGATGGTCTGGGCCTCGACCGCGATGCCACCGTCGCCTATCTCACCGAAAATCTGCCCTCCTATCCGGAATTCGAAGCATGGGTTATCGCACAGAGCGGCGGCAGCCTCGACAGCAATGCCGTTGCAGAACTCAACGCCGCAATTGAGGGCTATAATCACGCAGACGATGTCCGCGGGGCCATCCTCGGTGCAGCGGGCATTGACGACGACGGCACAATTCTCGACGCCGTCAACCTGAACAACCTCGATGACTGGACAGAGTTTCACGCCCAACTGACGGGATAGACACCCATCCATCTCGCACCAAAAATCCCAGAATGATTTTTCTCATTCTGGGATTTTCTCTATACCGCTTTCAGGAGATCTCCATGTTGCAAAATATTCGCAGTATAATCGCAATAGCCCTCGCCGCAGGAATAATATGGAACTGTGGCGGTGAGCGCGTAACGCAGTCAGAAATAGGGACAAACGAACAAATTGGCCGTCCCCTGAGCAAATTAGCTGCACAACAAAATGCGTCACACGCTGTAATCATAGCTACTGTACAGCAGGATGACGCACCCGTAAGCGGTGCAAAAGTAGAATTTGCGCGTTCTATTGCGGGACAAAAAGCAGATTATCAGTGGTCAGCCATGACCGATGAGAATGGTCGTGCGCGGATAGAGATCACAGCGGGCAATGGCTATTATCAAGCGCGCGCCTCACAGGACGGAATCGAGATCGGATCCTGGACCAGCATTCCAATTAACGAAGGCGACAAAGTACGGCTCAACTTGCCCATCGGCGAGAAAGCACAGATAGCATTAGAAGGTCTCCCAGCAGAAATTACCATTGGCATCGTCATGCCAATGACGGGCCAACTCGGTGCGGGTGGTCTATTGCTTCAAGCTGCCTTCGACCTCGCGCGTGAAGAAATCAACCGTTCATCGCTACTCGGCGGGTCAAAAATAAAATTCATCACAGAAGACAACCGCAGCACCCCAGAAGGCTCTGTTGAAGCTTATAACAAACTGATTCATCGCGATGGCGTATCCGTCATCATCGGTCCATTCACCTCAAGTGATGCCAAAGAAGCTTTTCCCATTGCCCAACAAAACGAAGTCGTGGCGATTAGTCCAACCTCGGCCTCTCCCGGCCTTAGCGCAATGGGCGATTTCCTCTTCCGCGCCAGTCTCACGGTTAACTGGCTCATACCCCGTGGCGTCACGGCCACGCATGAGCAACTCGGCTATCAAAAAGTAGCCACAATATTCCAGGCTGGCGACGTCTTTGCCCAAAATAGCGACGCAATAATCAAAGAAATACTCCTTCAAAACGGCGTCGAAGTTTTGATAACAGAGTCCTTCCATGTTGGTCAAACCGACTTCTCGGAACAATTAACCCGAATAAAAGAATCGAATCCAGACGCCATCTTCCTCTCTGCGCTACCGATAACAGAAGCGAATGACATTATGATCCAGACGCGGCAAATCGGTATTCCCCCCGAAGTCCACTTCATCACGCAGACCCTGACCCCAGGCGAAATAGAACGCGCAGGTGCTGCCGCCGAAGGAGCGATTAGTTTTACCGCCTGGACCAGCACGGCTGACACCCCGGGAAATCGCGCCTTTGTCGAAAATTACACGATGAGAGCTGGTGTCGAACCCAGCGCATTCACCGCACAATCTTATGCTACCGTCCATATCCTGGCAAACGCCATCGCCAATGCCCAATCAGTTGACTCAAGAGCCATCCGAGACGCCCTGGCAAAAACCAGAGACCTGGACACAATTCTGGGCAAATTCTCTTTTGACGCCAATGGAGATGGGATTTACAACCCGGTTATACTGATCGTCAGAAATGGCAGACTCGAAGTCTTCAGTTCGTCACCGCAGAGAAAAGAAATACCCATTGGCGTCGTCCTGCCTCTGACAGGCCATCTTGCGACACTTAGCCCTGCGATAAAAAATGGTCTCGAACTCGCGCGCGAAGAAATCAACCAATCACCGCTACTCGGCGGAACGAAAATCGAGTTTATTATAGAAGACAATGAGACCACCTCAGCGGGGACAATTGTAGCTTATAATAAACTGATTCATCAAGATGGCATATCTGTCATCATCGGCCCGTTCGCCTCAACTACGACTCGAGAGGCTTTTCCCATTGCCCAACAAAATCGGATCGTGGCGATTAGCCCGACCGCCGCCGCCCATGGCCTCAGCGAAATAGGCGATTTTGTCTTTCGCACGATTATTACCGTAGATCGCTTCGTGCCCGTTAGTGTTAAGACTACACATGAGAAACTCGGCTATCAGAGAGTCGCTGCCATATATCAAAGTGATGATGTCTTTTCCCAGAGCAATCATCAGGCGATTACAGACGCACTCCAACAGAATGGCGTCGAAGTGATTATCTCAGAAACTTTCCAAACCGGCGACACCGACTTCTCGGAACAATTAACCCGAATAAAAGAATCGAATCCAGACGCCATCTTCCTCTCCGCATTACCCGTGGAAAAGGAGGCAGTTCTGATCCAGACTCGGCAAATCGGTATCCCCGCCGAAGTTCACTTTATCACGGTGTCTTTGACCACAGGCAATGTACAACGCGCGGGTGCCGCCGCCGAAGGGGCGATTAGCATTACATCCTGGAGCAGCCTGGCTGACACACCTGGAAATCGCGCCTTTGTCGAAAATTACATGACGAAGTACCATTCCGAACCAGACGAATTCGTCGCACAAGCATACACCACCGTCTATATCCTCGCAAACGCCATCGCCGCTGCTCCATCAACTGATTCAGAGGCAATTCGAGACGCAATGGCGCATATCACAAACCTGGACACAATTTTAGGCAAATTCTCTTTCGACGCCAAAGGAGACGCGATTTACAACCCGATCATCTTGATCGTCAGAAATGGCAAATTTGAGGTCTTTAATCCATAGGTAAAAAAAATAAAATAGGCTGCGGGAAGGGAGGACCGGTCCCTAATTTTTCTGGAAAGATCCAGAAAACATCCCGCAGCCGTTGCGCTTTTCCTGAGTTTGTATTCACACGTTTTCAAATAATAACACAATTGCCACCACAATTTCAACAGCAAAAAATTACGCGTACGTCTGATTTATTACGCGTACGTCCACTTTTTTGCATTATATGTCTAATTTCTTACGCGTATGTCCTCTTTTTTTCGATAAGCACGAGGAGACAGACCATATAATCTCTTAAAAGCTTCGTTTAAACGCGATGATGAACGAAAACCACAGTGTGCTGCAATTTCAAAAATTGACAATGGCGTTTCTTCAATCAATAATTTTGCCTTTTCAATTCTAATCTCCCTCAATGCTTCACGGAAGGTCTTGCCCAAATGTTTTTTGAACAATGCGTAACCATGCGACTTAGAAAATCGGAAATAGCGCATGACGTCTTCAAATTTTAGATCTGGATTGCTGTAATACTCCTCCAAAAATACTTCAAATCTGGTCTTCCACATATCTCGTGGAGGCATATATCTTTTGACCTGTGTCAAAAAAACTTCTCTCTCTATTGGTTTGTCAAATACACTTGCAGCGCCAGCCTTGATCAGTTGTTCGCCCAATTCTGCAGATCTCAAACTCGTCATGATCAACATAGCTGTCTGAATTTTTTCCTCCTTCACATGCTTCAATAGCGTTATACCATCTATACCCTCTACATGTAGCTCAACAACAGCAAGATCAATCTCCTCTTGTCTTAAAATTTCAAGACCTTCTATCCCATATCCTGCCAGGCATATTTCATAGGGTTCATCCCACAAGAATCCTGCAAGCTCTGAGATTACAAGCAGGTCATGATCTACAATCAAAATTTTCTGCTTGTCCATAGTGCCTCCTGGAGAAATGGTGCGCTAGCGTTGGTTTGTTTTTAGTTCTTGAATGGCGTCGTCAAGCTCCTCATAAATACGCTTGTTTCCCCCAATTCGATCATATGCAACCACGCCGCCTTTATCAACGATGATATTGCGCGGATAAGATCCGCCCAGCAATGTATCAAAATCACTATTTGACAATGCCTGGATGTAGTTAAAAGAGCGATTTTTTAAAAAGGTAGCCAGTTCTTCTTTGCTATTTTTTGCTACGGCCAAAAATACAAAAGAACTGTCATGTCGATATTTTTCCACCAACTGGTTTAAATGAGGAATTTCTTCAATGCACGGTGGACAGGTCGTAAACCACACATTGATTACAACTATCTTGCCTATTAGCTCCTCCAATTGAAGTTGCTCTCCATCGAGTGTTTCGACCAAAAAATTTCCTAATACATCTCCA of Gemmatimonadota bacterium contains these proteins:
- a CDS encoding ABC transporter substrate-binding protein produces the protein MLQNIRSIIAIALAAGIIWNCGGERVTQSEIGTNEQIGRPLSKLAAQQNASHAVIIATVQQDDAPVSGAKVEFARSIAGQKADYQWSAMTDENGRARIEITAGNGYYQARASQDGIEIGSWTSIPINEGDKVRLNLPIGEKAQIALEGLPAEITIGIVMPMTGQLGAGGLLLQAAFDLAREEINRSSLLGGSKIKFITEDNRSTPEGSVEAYNKLIHRDGVSVIIGPFTSSDAKEAFPIAQQNEVVAISPTSASPGLSAMGDFLFRASLTVNWLIPRGVTATHEQLGYQKVATIFQAGDVFAQNSDAIIKEILLQNGVEVLITESFHVGQTDFSEQLTRIKESNPDAIFLSALPITEANDIMIQTRQIGIPPEVHFITQTLTPGEIERAGAAAEGAISFTAWTSTADTPGNRAFVENYTMRAGVEPSAFTAQSYATVHILANAIANAQSVDSRAIRDALAKTRDLDTILGKFSFDANGDGIYNPVILIVRNGRLEVFSSSPQRKEIPIGVVLPLTGHLATLSPAIKNGLELAREEINQSPLLGGTKIEFIIEDNETTSAGTIVAYNKLIHQDGISVIIGPFASTTTREAFPIAQQNRIVAISPTAAAHGLSEIGDFVFRTIITVDRFVPVSVKTTHEKLGYQRVAAIYQSDDVFSQSNHQAITDALQQNGVEVIISETFQTGDTDFSEQLTRIKESNPDAIFLSALPVEKEAVLIQTRQIGIPAEVHFITVSLTTGNVQRAGAAAEGAISITSWSSLADTPGNRAFVENYMTKYHSEPDEFVAQAYTTVYILANAIAAAPSTDSEAIRDAMAHITNLDTILGKFSFDAKGDAIYNPIILIVRNGKFEVFNP
- a CDS encoding helix-turn-helix domain-containing protein, whose translation is MDKQKILIVDHDLLVISELAGFLWDEPYEICLAGYGIEGLEILRQEEIDLAVVELHVEGIDGITLLKHVKEEKIQTAMLIMTSLRSAELGEQLIKAGAASVFDKPIEREVFLTQVKRYMPPRDMWKTRFEVFLEEYYSNPDLKFEDVMRYFRFSKSHGYALFKKHLGKTFREALREIRIEKAKLLIEETPLSIFEIAAHCGFRSSSRLNEAFKRLYGLSPRAYRKKEDIRVRN